Below is a genomic region from Leucobacter exalbidus.
CGTCGAGCATGTTTGCCCGGGCCAGTTTTGCCCAGTGTGCTGCCTGCACCTCAGGTGACCGCTCAGCCCCGCCAATTTTCATTGCGAGCTTATCTTCGTCGTACTTCGGCCAGATGGTGGTAGGTATCGCGTCGTACAGGGGCGCAACGCGAACACCGCCATCCAAGAAGACGGAATAGTTTTTGCCGTGCGCATCAGAATTACCGATAGCGGTGTTGAAGATCAGCATGTGTGCGAGCTGGTATTGGCTCTCTTCATCAGAGTGTTCTCGCAGCGTGCTGAAGAGATGCGCCGCGCTCATGCCGTATTTCTGCCCGGGATCGCGGCCCGCGGCTTGAGCAAAATCTTCGGTGTGGATCCTGGTGACCACTCCGTCGGTGATGCGTCGGTCGAAGCGCTCCACCACGTAGGTGTGCTGCCCCAGGATGTGCACGCCCGAAGCTTTGGGGGCACTGATCCCGGCGGCTCGAGCGAGGGCCAGGGAGCCTGCTTCGAACTCCGGGGCGCTCTCCACATCGTGGAAAGCCGGCTTGAAGATGTGGGTGGAGGGGAGAACGGCGGAAGACCAGAACCAGGTTTCGTCTACCTGCGTGAGGGTGAACTTTCCTTGCGCACCGGCTAGGGACATGCGCACCTTGCCGATGTGTTCCGGCGCGATCCAGGCATCTCTGTCGTCCATGAGTGATGCGATGCGGTCCGCGATCTCGTCGCTGGAGGCGAGGCGCGCAGCGCTTGTCCCGAGTCCCAGGCCGGATCCCTCAGGAAGCAAGCTGAGCGCACCGGCAACGTCCTCGCCGGTGTGCTTGAGGAGATCGAATGGATGGTCTGCCGTGTTGAGATGTCGTGCCCATCGGGCGCGTACCCCGTCATTGTCAGGCAGAAGATTTCGTAGGAAGTTCTCCGCAGCGCGCTTCGTGTGAGCGCCGTGCCTGGGAAGAGACAGCGAGATTGGTGTCTCTGGGGCATCTGCGTTGTAAACGAAGTTTATGCGTCCGTCGCTTTCGCGTATGAACAGCCCAATATGTGTACCATTTTTGAAGACTTCAAGAGCTTCAGGCATGCTGCACATACTCCGGTCTGAGCGTCCCGTCGGCCGCGAATGCATCGGGGTGGGTTGCGGGCACTGCGCGCGGATTGAGTCCGAGAGCTTTGAGCGCGATCACTGCGCGTCCCACCTCGGCGCGGGGGCGGCCTGCCTCAACGTCGACGATGTAGTCAAGCGGAATGTTGGCCTTGGCGGCGAGCTGTTCCTGCGTAATTCCCGCTTCGGCGCGCGCCTCTTTCATCACGCGTGCAAGACGCGCGACGGAGTGAATAAATGGCCGCTGCTCCATGCCTGAATACTAACTCATTGGCATGTTTGACTGGATTTCACACCGGGCTTTACCGCGCGGCAACGCGCTGTTGACGGGATGAACTCACCGCGAAT
It encodes:
- a CDS encoding HipA domain-containing protein, translating into MPEALEVFKNGTHIGLFIRESDGRINFVYNADAPETPISLSLPRHGAHTKRAAENFLRNLLPDNDGVRARWARHLNTADHPFDLLKHTGEDVAGALSLLPEGSGLGLGTSAARLASSDEIADRIASLMDDRDAWIAPEHIGKVRMSLAGAQGKFTLTQVDETWFWSSAVLPSTHIFKPAFHDVESAPEFEAGSLALARAAGISAPKASGVHILGQHTYVVERFDRRITDGVVTRIHTEDFAQAAGRDPGQKYGMSAAHLFSTLREHSDEESQYQLAHMLIFNTAIGNSDAHGKNYSVFLDGGVRVAPLYDAIPTTIWPKYDEDKLAMKIGGAERSPEVQAAHWAKLARANMLDEDRIVALARSTYTTVADQGHDIFRAAGVSGRMLAQWDRLVASTTRHLSVQQPATIDMALSPKPVALRRGDHESATPLSTRDLGLELDLGLDLLD
- a CDS encoding helix-turn-helix domain-containing protein; its protein translation is MEQRPFIHSVARLARVMKEARAEAGITQEQLAAKANIPLDYIVDVEAGRPRAEVGRAVIALKALGLNPRAVPATHPDAFAADGTLRPEYVQHA